GTCGCGAGCGGCGACGGCGGAGCAGCGGGGACAGGCCAAACCCGCTGCGTCATGAACGACGGGTCCGGGCAGAAGAAAATGTTCATCCCCACCTTCCCCGCCAGCTGCCCCTACGTCACCGCCGTCGGGGCGGTAGACAACGTCGCGCCGCCGTTTACGGGAGAGGACTTCAGCGCCGGGGGGTTCAGCAACTACTTTGACCGCCCCAGCTGGCAAGACGAGGCCGTCAAGCCCTACGTCGACGGGTTCGTCAGTCGCGGTGACCCACGGGTGGGGCTCTTCAACAGCACGGGGCGGGCGATGCCGGATATTAGCGCTATCGGGTCCGGGTTTCAGATCATCATGGGTGGAGAAATGAGCGAGGTCTTGGGCACCAGCGCGAGCGCGCCCGTCgtggcggccatggtggcTTTGATCAACGACGCGAGGATGCGCGCGGGGAAACAGAGTCTCGGCTGGCTGAATCCTCTGCTGTATTCGGCAAAGGTGAGGGCGGTGCTTAGGGATGTAACGGTGGGCGAGAGCTATGGGTGCCTGTTTCCTGATGGCAGCACGCAGGATGGGTGGCCTGCCGTTCAGGGGTACGATTGTGTTACGGGTCTTGGTGCTGTCAGGCAGTTTGACGAGCTCATGGAAGCCCTGCTATAGATTAGTTTGAGCCTCAAGACCAACGAATATGAACACCGAATTACCGATCCATGATGGGGAAGCGAGGTTTCCGGCCAACCGAACGCTGTCATCTTAATACCACCTTCCCACGCAACTCAAAGCTGACAGAACCTTCATGCTCCAACCTATCCAAGTGCTTGGGACAGTTCCAGCCTGTCCTGGGCGTTTTCCACCTTCCAAAACGCTCTCCAATCAGCATAATGCTGTCGTATGTAATCTTGCGATGTCCCGCTAGCTAGGAACCCCTTAAGTCCCACCGGCGTCTCGTTGGGGACATAATAATCATGGAGACTGCGATGCAGCATCAAAGCCTTCAAAAACGATAAAAAAGCCCCGCGACAGTCATGAATCCCCTCTTGATGTCTGTATAGGCCTTCCATACAAATTCAATGTCTAATGACCATCTGGGAAGGGTTGTCCTGTTGACTATTTTCCAGGGTATTTAGCATTGGAGCAGTCTCCACTCTTTCACCACATGTGCGGCGCAGTGTCATCTAAGGGGCCCTGAACTCCACCGCAGGCACCGAGGAAATAATTTAAGCATAAAGCGACTTTGGCTCGTGAGACCTCCCCACTGTCTGTCTCTTGCTTGCATGGAGTGTTTCTCTCCCTCGACCACCCAATTCCCACCCAGTCGCTCGTTTTGGTAATCTTTCCTTTTGCGGGGTGCCACGGACGACTATCGCCATCTCATGCGGCGACCGCGCTCACGACGGCGATGATAACAGCGATGGCGGGTTCGGCTTCTGGATCGAGGGCAGCGATCTTGTTGACCCTCATTGCTTTGTCCTTGGGAGGCGTTGCCGACGCAAAATTTCTTTCCATGCCTTTCACCACCGACTTCGACGTCTTTGGCTCAGGTACCTACGGCCCAGATGGACCATGGCAGGCTGTCGGCGTCCTGCTCGGGAGCCATGAGCGCAAGTCCCACCTCGTGCCTCTCGAGGGTCCCACTGTGCCGGTCTGGCCTACGGCGGCCTCGATGGTAGCCCTTCACTCGACCAAGGCTGGTGGCAAGTACAACATCAGCCGCTCCGGCAACGCATCCGAACCATTCCTCAAGATCACCGAGGGCACATCCGAAGACAACGCCTCGGCCCTTTTCCGCTTCGCAGATCTGAACTCCAACCACAGGACATCCGGCCTCATGGTTGTCGACGCAATGACCTTTACCAACCTGCGATTCGAGGAGCCCGGGTACGCCAACGTCCAGGCCACGATCTATGTGATGGACTCATCCGTCATCACTTATCCCAACAACAGAACGTCAAAGCCGACCGTCGGGGTCCTAGGCTTCGGACGACCGAGCGACCTGAACTTTCGCGGGACGAGCATTCTGGTCCAGATGAAGGAGGCCGGTCTCATATCGTCCAGCTCGTTTGGGCTGCACATCGCGAGCGTACCACTGAAGCAGCGGGGTTCGCTAATCTTGGGGGGATACGAAGAAAACAGAGTTATAGGTCCCGTAGGCGTCTTCACAAAGACAACCGGCCTGCCAGTCACCTATCTGACCGACGTCAGCATCGGATACGAGGGTGCCACAGAGAAGGACAGGGAAGACGGGAGCGTGTGGCCCAACCCAGTACCAGACGAAGCGAGCAGAGTCGGTCTCGCGCGATTCATGCAGCCATCAGAAAACGGCATCATCGCCATTCCCAACCCAGCAGTTCCCGGCATctacctccctcctcccgtgTGCGCTAACGCAGCGACGAAGCTCCCTGTTGTATGGAAGGAAGACCTCGGGTATTATCTCTGGGACACAACAGACCCCCGTTACGACACGGTGATGAACTTTGGCGGCTACATGGCTTTCACCTTCCTCGactcaacagcagccaacatcaccatcaaaaTCCCATTCAAACTGCTCAATCTCACACTGGAGGCACCGATTGTCGACGAGCCGGTTCCCTATTTTCCATGCCACGACACCAACAGCTACAACACTGGCATCTGGGAACTTGGCCGAGCTTTTCTCCAGGGAGCTTTCTTTGGCGTCAACTACGACACAAACGTCACGTTTCTGGCGCAGGCCCCAGGCCCTGATATGGAACAAAGTGCGACACGATCCTTGGAGCCCACAGACCGAAACATGACCGGTCTGCCCGTCAAGGCATTCGTCAATAGCTGGCGGAAACAATGGCCGGAGCTTGTGATTCCTGATACCGAGTCCACTCTCAGCCCGGCAGCTCTGGCAGGTATCATCATTGGGACCCTAGCGGTTGTTGGTCTACTCACGGCTCTTGGCTGGTTTGTCTGGAGGCGGAGACAACGGGGTAGGAGGACGCAGCAGTTATCGGGGGAGCAGCCGTCGGATTCTGAAATGAAGCCCGTGATTGAATTGGGCATCCCGGACAAGGTTGAAGCAAAAATATGCCCTTACCCGGAGAAGCCGTTTGTGGAGATAGACGATAGCACTGTCCTGGAGCTGGACTCGAGAAGTGTAACAAGTGTGAGGACGGTGAGGACGGCGCGGGATCTGTCCCAGTTCAGCGAGGCACCGGACTCACCGGGCGTATACGAGATGCCTGCTGATAATCCATTTGTGGACCGGCAAAGGGATAAGGAGAAAGAGGCGGACAGGGAAAGTCAAAGGTGACATAATTAGCGACAATTTTGATTTAGAGATACCCCAACCATACTGGATAACGAAAACGGCGCTATCGGAGCAACTAATGTGTTCTGAAAAGCCAAAATGAAATAACCAACTGTTGAATATCTCTTGGGGCCCCTAAAAGGAGTGTGAAAATTGTCTAGAAAGGCACTTGGGGGTTATGAATGACGTTTTGAAAATGGCTGAAAAACTCCGCGGAGAAGGGAGTGGTGATCACGGCCGCAAGCTGATGCAACCCGCCGAGCTGTCCTCTTGGAAGATGCCGCCAAAGATGATGCCCTCGTCGATACCGTCTTCTTGAAACCCGTTTCTTGTAATATCGCCAACCGCATCAGTCGGCTTTTTGAGCAAGCCAAAGTGGAACTGTCCTTGCCCGCTGACATCGTTGGAGATGACCTGGGTCACGGCCTCGAGGGGATCCCCGCCGGCTGAAAAAAAGACCTGGGTAGTGCTGTCGTTCTGTCCGTCAGTTATAAGCTCAAAGGCTTGTGACTAGATAGGAGAGCGAGACCCACAGGGCGTCAAAGTCTAGTGTAACAGCAAAGTTGTGGAAAACGCCGTCCAGAAATGGGACGCTGAAGAGAAGTTTTGATGGGGTTTGGTTGACATTTCCAAATAACTGTAGGGTATCAGGGTCGACAGCTGTGTCACCGCCCAGAATGCTGCCCGTTTTCAAGACGAACTGATTGGTGCTAAAGTCGTTGCTTTCAAGAAACACCAGCTGATATTCGTGAGACAGATTCAGCGGGCGTTGTGCGTCCTTGCCTATGCTGAAATGGAGGGTCTTGATGCTTGTGGTGCTGTCGTCGATGCCAGAGTTGCTGGCAGGAAGGAGCTCAGCGCGACGGAAACCAGTCTGGCCGTTGAAGATGGACGCGTCGCTGATGGTCACTTCTATGGGAATGGTCTCAATGTCGAACTGCTTCCTGGTTGGTATCTTTCGCACGCATAAGGAGCAGATTCGGGATGGATGAACGCACCAGAGAAGCAGAGATGGCGGGCAGCTGGATGAGCTGGCTGAAGCTGAGCCCAGCTCCGAGCACATTGGTCTCGCTGAAAAAGTTATTTGGAGTGTCGAAACCAGCGACACCGAAGCTTGGCGGAACGCGGCCATCAAACTGAAGACGGCAGCTCTGGGCAGAAACGGAGGTAACCAGCGAAGCGCAGATAAGAGGAATTCCGTGTTTGTGCATGTTGAACTAATCAAGGATTCAATGACCTGGTGGACCGAGAAAGTGTGTTGGCATCGATGCGCAGTTGCGTGAACATCTTATACATACTGCGGAAAGGTGCAATCCATCCATGGTGGGCATTCAAAAGCTCTCCCGTCTCTTAGCCGATTCAAAATGCGGGATGATCAAACTGGTCGTACGAAATGTCCGTGATGCAGAGGGGCCGTTCGGGTTTGAGATCGCAGGGAACAGATAGCCCAACACCCGTCAGGCCAAGCAGAGCAAGTATAAGCGGCAGAAAGGAAAGGAGAGTAAAGAAAAATTATGTATTAGCTAACCATCAACCCCGGGTATCAACTAAAGATCCAATCTGACCCTAAATCTCAGCTGCCAGCCAACCGTCATGTCGTCATTTCACACATTTGCAATTATATTCACGCACCCACATAGGTAGCTTTCATATTCAACTTTAGTACAGCATCACTCCGAGCACAAAAAGTGCCAATGAGTTAAGATTGACTCTCAAATCACTGCTGCCTGCGGTGACGATAGGCGACATCGTCGTTGAGTTCTAAGTCCCAAGCAGTCAGCGAATGAATGGCAAGGCATCAAACCAGGGCATTAATACGTATACATACCGTAGGTCTGTGAGTTGTTTGGGATGTTGGTGGCTTCGTTATCGTGGTGTCGGTCCAGGATGAGCTGTCTGGGGGGGAAGTCACAGTTGATGCCGTGTTGCACTCGCCAGTCCCAACAGTGACGGTCACTTCAAAGGTTGAGACCACGGTGGTTGTTCCCCATGAggtgacggtggaggggacACACTGACTGTCTGTTGCGGTAGGAAAGTCGCTCTCTGTGTCCGttggtgtggttgtggtgtctGTTGAGCCGCTTGGGCCCGCCGAGGTGGTTGCcgtggatgatgaagggggtGCAGACGTGGTCCCTCCGCCCACACCGCATTCTTCCAGACTTTGGCCCTGGTAACAGGTGTCAGACAATCTTTCGGCAATCTCCAACAAACAGTGGCTAGCTCACATCTTCACAGCACCATACTCTTCCGCCGAGTTCTTTCCATGCGCAATAGTATCCACGGTCACAGGCACGCCCTGAGCCATTCTCACAACAGCTTTGACCTAGATCCACTTGGTTGTAGCAGAACAACGACAGCTCCGTCGACGCCCTGCACGACAGCCAGTTTGCACCGCAGGCATTTTCGCAAGTTGTACCGCTACCGCATGAGCCAAACTCGGGATGATAGCCAGGAGGAGTTGTCTGACGACGATCGAGGGACGGTCCTTCCAAGCCAGCTGCCCTCGGTGTGTTCCACCAGAAGAACTCGTTCTTTTGCGCAGAgcagaccaccaccaagagcTGGAGGCCTGCAAGAAGGACACTTTTTGTCGACATTTTCAAAATGATGTTGGAGGTACAGATTTCGAAAGCACTGCCAAGAGAGGAGAGGCAGCGAGCCTCATTCTTATCCGAGTCACGCTTGCTCAGGAACAAGACGCCGACATCATAAAGCATGGGAGCTAAGAGTTCTTTGGGAACCAAGATGTGACCCTGGCAGGAACCATcaggttttcttttggtcAAAAAGTCCGTGGCGTCATCTGATGGGCTAGTAGTTGAAGCCCCGAATATTGAACCCCGCTGCATGCGACTGCAGCCCGCCAACGAGGGGCAGCTCCTGATTGGAGTCGTCGTGGGTCTGAGTTGTCCAAGgcggtgtggtgttgttcgTGGCTGCAGaagggatgaggttgggcaCACTGCCCAATGCCGATCGGGCGAGAGGGAGTGCCAAGTCTTCAATTGGCCGAACCTCGCGGGGCTGCATCTACAACCTGGACTGCCCAATCATGGCTCTCACGCCTGCCGCTTGCACCGCCATCACGGGCCAGGGGCCGTCTGCCCTTCAGCTTCGTCACAGCAAGCCCACCTCACCCATCTCGGAGCCGTGGTTGTATTGGGCTGCAGATGTCGCACATGCGTGTGtcgaccccctcccccagttGGTGAATGACTATCAGGCCAGTCAGCAGCCTCCATGAGATCGAGCATGTCCCCTCTCAATAACCCCTCGTCCATTCCCTGTGGGTTTCCCTGGAAGTCAAACTCCATCCTTTATCATCAACACATCCTGGCACcacagcaacatcaccactcacTTGCACTCAATGGGCTACTTCGTgggcatcaccagcaccggctTCGTGGGGACCGACGAGCTGAGTGCGGTGACCTCTTTTCAACCATGTCATATCTTTGGTGATCAGATGCTCATCGGCACGGGAATTCGTGTTGGATTCTACCTGCTTTATATCGCTGCCATTGTTGCCGTCCTGTTTGGCGTTGACAAGCAATTCCGTTTCTGGCACGGCGCGTGGGGTATTCTGGCCCTGTCCCTCTTTCTGTCCATGTTCCTCAACGTTGTGGACTACAATTTGATTATCATTGATTACGCCATCTTGATCCAGCTCGTGCTCTGGTATCCAGTCTACTTCGTCTTCACTGTTCTCTTCCGACAGGcattggtggttgatgggaggCGGGGAGCCAAGACCGACACAGAATATCGAGAGCGTCTTCAGCGTTGTCGACAGTCAGCAGTGACAGAGCTGGATGTGGCACGAGCACGAGCCTATTCCGATGTTTTGAAAGCATTTGCTCTACatgcggcggcggaggaagCAGACGCAGATCATGACGCTGCACAAGAAGCCCTTGTTCATGCGGTACAGCACTACGTCTCCCACTGGCATGAGCAGATCGAGGTCCCGGCCGAGGACGGCTCTCAGCTGGGGAACAACACCGACGGAGGGGCCGTGACAACAGTCTACAACACTGAGCTGATCGAGGAAATTGCAGCCGCTCCCACCCGCGCCGATATTGACAAGCTCCGGGATCTCTACGTTGCGGCATTGGTCCATTCCAACCACTCCGTGGCCGAAGCCCGAGCCGCTGAGCATGAGGTTGCCCTCATTGCGTCTGAAGAACTCGTCATCAAGCGCCGAGCACGACGACCCAAGAATGCCTTCCGGCATTTCTTGCTGACAACCAGTTACAAAGACCAGCTGACGGCTGCCATCGGGCTCTTGATCTGGTCGATGTACATGTTTGGGACGGCGGCACTAAACTGGCCACTTCTACGCAATGGCAACAAGCAAGGTGGCGCCTGTGACAATGTTCCAACCGTTTACTTTGTCCTGGCGCCGAAGAAGCCTTTCGCAGATGCAGGGTTTGCCACTTTTCTTCGGGTCTGGACAGTCGGAGTTTGCATCGTCGCTGTCATCACCACGGCCGTTGCCCTGTTTATCTTGTTTGTCAGCTTTTTTGGCCCCGCTGCACTTGGTCTACgccagaaggagaggaagaggaagggcaAGAAGTCAGTCGAATCAGGTCAAGGGGAGTACGTCTATGATGTCCGGGGCTCACCAGGCTACTCTTGCAAAGCTCGTGGTCGACACACGCAGGAGATCCTTTCCTGCATTCACCAGACTCAGTCCCGAACAATCAGACATCGATACCAAAGCagaacaacctcgccaatTCAGTTCACCCTGTGGAATATCCCCTGGGCCGTTTTGCTAgctgtgctgttgttggtcacGATCGTCTGTGCCGAGCTGACCATCAACAGGCAAggccccaacaacaacatgccGTTGGATTTTGCTCGGCCGCCTCTTCGCGAGACTTCGGAGATCCTTGGCTTCTTGATTGGGTTGTATTCTCTGGTATTGACGCTACTCAGTGTGATCGGGGCGTTTGTTGCGGCCATCCTTCGCAAGCGTCGCCGAGGCAATCAGCATGACGAGCAGCATATCCACTACTATCGACGTGAGAAGGGGGGTCAAGCAGGGAGGTCCGAACAGCCGGCATTGGtggattgatgatgatcgTGATGGCACATGATGACAGGCAAGAGCTCATGATAATGGGGGTTCAAAGTTCAAAGTTTAAACACAGATGGATTATTTGGAAGTTGGCTAGGATAATGGAAGTGGCCGAGACAGAGGAGTCTGCTGGAATCACCCAGCAAGATAGCAATAGTTAGTGTGTTTTCGATATTTAGCAATATACccttggtttttttttcttttggcatTTCAACCTTTGTAGCACCCAGACTGATGAACTGGCACCTTCCTTGTCTGCTGCGGTTGCCAAAATCAACTTGTACAGAACCGACTTCACCTAAATATACTGGCACTTTCCACCTGCTTCTTTCCATCTACTTCTGTCTTCCTCCCAACAAAGCATCATGATTCCACCTGAATACCCCGTTGCTCTGCCAAACCTCGGGCATTGACATCTTGTCTGAACTTTTGATCAAGATGAGCAATTTGGTTGGCTTCCAACCACTGAGAAATTTTCTCTGCCGCGGAGCACGACTGATCGACTTGCTCCCAGCCGCGTTGAGCAACCTGCCCTCACGCCGATTACATCCACCCACTTGCGCCGACCTCATTCACCCACTCACGAGGCACGTTCACCCACATGCGGAGCACCCTCGTTCACTTCCGGAGCACAGTTGTCCCAGTCGTCCACTAAAATGGTCAATGAGCACATCAAGAGCAAGAGCACAATAGGAGATCACCTATTGTGATGGCGGGTGAATGAGGAAGTGAATAGACTGACAGACTTGCCCCACAACCTCTGGCGGAGCagtcttgttttcttctctgCCATGAAGGCAGGCTGCGTGGGAAtttcttcccttcttcctcctctctcttcttttgtCCCAAGCACCAAAGGAGCCAGtctcttgttgttttttcACCGCATCGATTGCTTCTTTCCAATCGCCTCTTTTTGCAATTCAGTCTCTTGGGTTTCAATGGG
The window above is part of the Podospora bellae-mahoneyi strain CBS 112042 chromosome 3, whole genome shotgun sequence genome. Proteins encoded here:
- a CDS encoding hypothetical protein (EggNog:ENOG503PDJF; COG:S), with product MITAMAGSASGSRAAILLTLIALSLGGVADAKFLSMPFTTDFDVFGSGTYGPDGPWQAVGVLLGSHERKSHLVPLEGPTVPVWPTAASMVALHSTKAGGKYNISRSGNASEPFLKITEGTSEDNASALFRFADLNSNHRTSGLMVVDAMTFTNLRFEEPGYANVQATIYVMDSSVITYPNNRTSKPTVGVLGFGRPSDLNFRGTSILVQMKEAGLISSSSFGLHIASVPLKQRGSLILGGYEENRVIGPVGVFTKTTGLPVTYLTDVSIGYEGATEKDREDGSVWPNPVPDEASRVGLARFMQPSENGIIAIPNPAVPGIYLPPPVCANAATKLPVVWKEDLGYYLWDTTDPRYDTVMNFGGYMAFTFLDSTAANITIKIPFKLLNLTLEAPIVDEPVPYFPCHDTNSYNTGIWELGRAFLQGAFFGVNYDTNVTFLAQAPGPDMEQSATRSLEPTDRNMTGLPVKAFVNSWRKQWPELVIPDTESTLSPAALAGIIIGTLAVVGLLTALGWFVWRRRQRGRRTQQLSGEQPSDSEMKPVIELGIPDKVEAKICPYPEKPFVEIDDSTVLELDSRSVTSVRTVRTARDLSQFSEAPDSPGVYEMPADNPFVDRQRDKEKEADRESQR
- a CDS encoding hypothetical protein (CAZy:GH131; EggNog:ENOG503NZGU) produces the protein MHKHGIPLICASLVTSVSAQSCRLQFDGRVPPSFGVAGFDTPNNFFSETNVLGAGLSFSQLIQLPAISASLFDIETIPIEVTISDASIFNGQTGFRRAELLPASNSGIDDSTTSIKTLHFSIGKDAQRPLNLSHEYQLVFLESNDFSTNQFVLKTGSILGGDTAVDPDTLQLFGNVNQTPSKLLFSVPFLDGVFHNFAVTLDFDALTTQVFFSAGGDPLEAVTQVISNDVSGQGQFHFGLLKKPTDAVGDITRNGFQEDGIDEGIIFGGIFQEDSSAGCISLRP
- a CDS encoding hypothetical protein (EggNog:ENOG503PMQE) gives rise to the protein MQRGSIFGASTTSPSDDATDFLTKRKPDGSCQGHILVPKELLAPMLYDVGVLFLSKRDSDKNEARCLSSLGSAFEICTSNIILKMSTKSVLLAGLQLLVVVCSAQKNEFFWWNTPRAAGLEGPSLDRRQTTPPGYHPEFGSCGSGTTCENACGANWLSCRASTELSLFCYNQVDLGQSCCENGSGRACDRGYYCAWKELGGRVWCCEDGQSLEECGVGGGTTSAPPSSSTATTSAGPSGSTDTTTTPTDTESDFPTATDSQCVPSTVTSWGTTTVVSTFEVTVTVGTGECNTASTVTSPPDSSSWTDTTITKPPTSQTTHRPTNSTTMSPIVTAGSSDLRVNLNSLALFVLGVMLY
- a CDS encoding hypothetical protein (EggNog:ENOG503PNM1) → MGYFVGITSTGFVGTDELSAVTSFQPCHIFGDQMLIGTGIRVGFYLLYIAAIVAVLFGVDKQFRFWHGAWGILALSLFLSMFLNVVDYNLIIIDYAILIQLVLWYPVYFVFTVLFRQALVVDGRRGAKTDTEYRERLQRCRQSAVTELDVARARAYSDVLKAFALHAAAEEADADHDAAQEALVHAVQHYVSHWHEQIEVPAEDGSQLGNNTDGGAVTTVYNTELIEEIAAAPTRADIDKLRDLYVAALVHSNHSVAEARAAEHEVALIASEELVIKRRARRPKNAFRHFLLTTSYKDQLTAAIGLLIWSMYMFGTAALNWPLLRNGNKQGGACDNVPTVYFVLAPKKPFADAGFATFLRVWTVGVCIVAVITTAVALFILFVSFFGPAALGLRQKERKRKGKKSVESGQGEYVYDVRGSPGYSCKARGRHTQEILSCIHQTQSRTIRHRYQSRTTSPIQFTLWNIPWAVLLAVLLLVTIVCAELTINRQGPNNNMPLDFARPPLRETSEILGFLIGLYSLVLTLLSVIGAFVAAILRKRRRGNQHDEQHIHYYRREKGGQAGRSEQPALVD